atgcggctgtttgttttttatgataACGGTCTGAAAGACGCAGACGTCATCGCACACTTTTTGTGTTGGCGGTCCACAGGCTCACCGCGTAGCGTGCATGAAGAACCACACGGCCACGCACCTGCTCAACTACGCCCTGCGGGACGTCTTGGGCCCGTCCGTCCACCAACGGGGTTCGCACGTGTCGGCCCGCCGCCTTCGCTTCGACTTCAGCGTCAAGGTGAGGACATATCCAAGGtcacattcattctttcaccCCCTtcggccaatgagttaacaaggaaCTTTAAAATGTCCCCAAACTAACGAGCTCATTCCCATCCAGGGCTCGCCCGACGCCGATCAGCTCCAGCGGGTGGAAGCCATCATCCGTGAGGCGGCGTCCGCCAACGGGGCCGTCCTGGTACGGAAACTCCCCCTGGAGGACGCCCTGGCCCTGGCGGGCATCCGCACGATCGACGAGGtacgccgaccaaacgtcctcgtTGACTCTGGCCCGACGTCTCACGCGATTGGTTCGCCATCTTCAGGCCTATCCGGATCCCGTCCGAGTGGTCACGACGGAGCTTTCGGACGGCACCCCGGAGGCTTCTGTGGAACTCTGCTGCGGAACGTGAGAGTACCATCGACGCACATACTATGTACTGTAATGAAGTTTGATGTCGTCCAAATATTCGACTGTTAAAATTTCAGACACCTGTTGCGGACGGGCGCCATCGGCGACCTAGTCATCGTGTCGGAGCGCCAGCCGGTCAAAGGGATCAGTCGCGTGGTGGCCGTGACCGGGACGGACGCCGAGCAGGCTCGCGAGGCGGGGCGAGCGCTCATTGTCCAAGTGGACTCGCTGGAGGCCCGCCTGACCGCAGCCGCCACCGCCTCTCCCTGCCTTGACTCGGCCCAACGTCTCTCCAAAGACGTGGGCACCCTATCTGATGTGAGCCCCGCCCCTTTATCCGACAACGCAACTCAAaatgaggatttaaaaaaatattttatatgattTAATCTTGCGGGCAGGTGGCTGACAACACGCCCTTCCCCCAGTGGCAGCGAACGGAAGCGCGGGCTCGTCTGAAGGCGCTGCAAAGGCGGAGCAACACGGTGCTCCGCAAGCTGGAGATTAAGCAGGTGAGCAAATAAAAGCGCTCGGGGGTCTTCGGGTGGCGTTCTAACGGCAGGTCGCTCTCCGCAGGCGGCGGGACACGCTCGCCTGGTGTTGGACGCCAACAGGCAGGAAGCTGTGCTGGTGGATATGGTGGACGCCCCGTCCTTGGGGGTACGTTTTAttctgttttgaaaaaaatcttccCAAATGGTGGTTGAAATTGTGTCAGGAATGGATCTACTTGCCGTAATAACAACTAATGTTAAACGTTGTGGCTTCAGGTCTTGATGAAGACGGTGAACGCCGTGAGCTCGGCGCGTCCTTCCGCCCACGTCATGCTGATGGCGCTCCAAAAATCTTCCGGAAAAGTCCTGTGTGCCTGCCAGGTTCCCAAGGTAAGGGTGGAGCATATGTCGCCCATGGGCGGAGTCtgacatctctctctctttttcaggACTCGCCGGCCTTCCCAGCCTCCCAATGGGCGGAGGCCGTCTGTCGGCGACTGGGTGGCGGCGCCGGTGGCTCGCCGGTGGTGGCGCGTGGAACTGCAAGCGCTGAAGACAACTTGGACGTGTCTGGAGCGCTCAGATGGGCGGAGGACTACGCGCGTGGTTTTTTGGCGGAATTTCCAGAAGGTACGAAGAACGCAGTGGCGGGGGGACCCGAACGTTGAGGGTGGAAAGGGTTAAAAAGAACGCTCGATTTTAgtcgcatattttttttaaattttatggtGCTTTTTGGCTGCTCggaaactatttatagtaacAGATCATGCAATATCGTCAacaaatttatttatatttatcacTTATCATTGTTATGAcatgttatattatttttactgcTCTAAAAGGATAGGCATTGCAGATTTGCCAAATACTATGAATCTCCtactaaatacacattttgtatcaaaaaacaaaaacaaattaagctgtttattttaaacaatttacATGGGGTTAAAAGATTAAAATGTTGACAATATTTGTTGTTGGCTCGCCATTTTAACTTACCGCAACGACTCATTTTGAAACGCAAACCGTCAGTAATTGTTCATtagaattaattattatttttaaaaaactatttaaaaccaTTACAAAAATTACATATAATTGCACTTTATTTTTGTACGCGTCGCTGTAAATGCCACAAggaaaaaagtcacaaaatttGCTAACAATTTGTTTACGTTCACATTACTTAGCCATTATAAAGtagcctgccattgacaatgaagagCGTAAAGcactaggcgtccaatccgttgACTTCCACTTTTCAAAACTCGTGAGCAGCGCTAACATCGTCGCTAACCGGAGGGCCCGCGCTCGACCGGCCCGTGTCGGCGTCTCGTCGGGCTCGCCGTTCCACGTCGTTGAAGCTGAGGATCAGGTTGACCTCGCCGGCGTCCTTGCGTAGCACCGCCGAGATCATCTGAAGCGCattagtaaaaagaaaaaaaaagtcccctTAAAACCAACTTCCagactaaaataataataagttcaAGTCATAGCAAAAGCTAACTAGTTAGCCTATGAGGAATTTAGCAAACATTGGCAAATCAGTTAGACGTGTACCCGGCCGAGACGCGGCTCTCCCAGCAGAGTCCTAAAGGGGGCGTCGTTTTGCGCAAAACTTCTCAGGTGGGCGCACACGTGATCCACTTGCTGCCTCCAGTAACCTGTCAAAGAAAATATAACTTGAGTAGTAGCTAACAGTCGTAGCTAATATATTAAGGTGCTCACCCCCTAAAATTGAccccaaattaattaatttcatttttttctatttaaaaaaaggtttaaattcATAGTTCACCTTTTTTGTGCAGgatctttttaatgtatttttttattctatatatattttttatgtgtgtctGACCTCTGCCCGGGCTGATGGCGGCGAGCGGCGGTCGATCCCGCCGACTGGTCGGCGGATGCTCGGCGGACACTGGCTCCGCCCGCCGTAGCGCCACGGGTGACGTCTGCGTCTGGCGGGCAGGGgatccaaaaaatgtcattcacactttttctttgttttgattaggttttttttgctttaaaattacCTGGCAACTAGACGTAGCCGTGCGTAGACTAGAAGGGGGCGGAGCATCTAGAAAGAGGCCGCAGACTGCACAGTTGGCGGCTTGTGGGGGTACGGCGGCCCCACAGCCCGTGCATGTCTCGTACGTGGCGACGGCGGTGGCGGTCTCGCTGCAGACGTGCACCTTGGCGCCGCACCAGTCGCAGTAGCGAGCGTTCACTCGATTTCCGCGTCGACATTCCGAGCATGGCAACTCCCTGTCGGGAGATACCTGTGCACGAGAATCTTTATGTCCCGCCTTCCGTAACTCTGGGCGGGGGGCGGAGCATTACCTGTGCCACGGCGTGGCTTATCCCCACGCCAGCCTCGGTGGGGACTTGAGTGTCGCATAACACGCATCGCACCTGGCGCACGCAAACGCACGTTAGGCTGCCGCCGCGATTGTTGCGATGAGGGAGGTACCTTCTGGCCGTCGACAGGGGGCATCACGCGTCGTGGCAAGGGGGCGCCGCATGTTGCACACCACCATTGCGAGCGCCTACAGATGAAATTGACTTCGATTAGTGTAAAATCGAGCAGAAGTACCATGTTTTCTTGCatttaagccatatttgtaacaaaaaaaaatgaagcgagCGGCTTTTATGCGCACAAGAcctgctatactctttttcaccagtaattGTTGACAAAGTAGATGTCGGCGTCTTACCTTAAGAAGCCAGGGTTCGCTGATGAAGCCACACTTGTGGCGTTCAGTGCTTCTTCACACGCAGGCGgcccttcaaaataaatgcaaaaggtCAAAGGTGTTACATTCAACTCTACTTCTTTTAACTCTAATCTATTGTTGTAAAAATGCCCACCTGGTGGTGCCTCTCGCACGACAAAGGCTTTGGTGACTGTGGCGCTCTCACGGCCGTCGCTGCAAAGGCGGGAAAATGGCCAAGTTGAAGAAGTTTGGGAGGCGGCGCTCACGCTACCTGGTGACAGCCACGGCCCTCACGCACACCCGCCCGGCGGGCAACGGGAAAGGGGCGACGTAGCGCCGCCCGCCGCTTCCCGGCGACGCCCACTGAGGCCTGGAGCCGTCCAGCGTGTAGAAAACTTGCGTGCCGCTCGTGTCTGCGTAAAATCAATGCAAGCGTGATTAATGAACTAAGATCAAAACCTTAAAATACTACAAGGGGGTGCCCGGTTACCACTTAGGCATATAGCGCCCCCAACTGGTCTGGAGGTAAACAAATAGATGAATGTGTTTCGTACCCGACTGAATGCACACTGGCGTTCTGCTGTCAAGGTGGTTCTTTGATGCTGGCTTCTCCCAGTGCATGATGGGAATGATGCGCGGCGCCAAAACTGCCATGATGATGCCAGATCTGTCAATAAATTCAAGTGATAGTTAGCAACCAgcagtgtttttcccccctacATTGCATGGCAAAAATGTATAATCTTGGGCGAAAACAAGACAAAACTTtagcaaaaaaagtcaatttacaTGGAGTCAAGCCTCCAAACCGTTTATAGGATGTGCTGTCAACTTTGTTTGCGTCACCATAGCAACAACCCTAGATATCAGACATGTAGAACTACATACAGAAAGTCAGTGCTGTTACTAACGGGTGGCCATCTTAAGGCAGTAAACTTCCCACTCAGCCTTCGTTGCAACAAACTTAATGTACGGTGCAGGAAATGTTAATTctggatataaatatatatgtatatatacttaaAAGACCGAAATGCAAGAAACACACAACTCCACCCCTTACAAGACGAATTTTGATCAGGCAATATTTAGGACAGCTCAGCGTTTATGTTATGACTCGAGGACCCACATCGTCCAGCACGTTGCTAACCGGCTAGCAGGCTGACGAGCTAACGCAACTTGTGACCAACTAGTCACCAAGTGCAGTCTTCTCTTTTAAAGGTCCCTTGtttagagtgagagagagacgaAGAAATCGTTCACGATGTCCGAAGTTAAAGTCA
This region of Stigmatopora nigra isolate UIUO_SnigA chromosome 6, RoL_Snig_1.1, whole genome shotgun sequence genomic DNA includes:
- the dzank1 gene encoding double zinc ribbon and ankyrin repeat-containing protein 1, whose translation is MAVLAPRIIPIMHWEKPASKNHLDSRTPVCIQSDTSGTQVFYTLDGSRPQWASPGSGGRRYVAPFPLPAGRVCVRAVAVTSDGRESATVTKAFVVREAPPGPPACEEALNATSVASSANPGFLRRSQWWCATCGAPLPRRVMPPVDGQKVRCVLCDTQVPTEAGVGISHAVAQVSPDRELPCSECRRGNRVNARYCDWCGAKVHVCSETATAVATYETCTGCGAAVPPQAANCAVCGLFLDAPPPSSLRTATSSCQTQTSPVALRRAEPVSAEHPPTSRRDRPPLAAISPGRGYWRQQVDHVCAHLRSFAQNDAPFRTLLGEPRLGRMISAVLRKDAGEVNLILSFNDVERRARRDADTGRSSAGPPVSDDVSAAHEF